From the Desulforhopalus sp. genome, one window contains:
- a CDS encoding branched-chain amino acid ABC transporter permease has protein sequence MTTELFIQYLVAGITYGSIYAIVAIGFNIIYNTTGIINFAQGEFVMLGGMLSITCLQFLPLPLAICLAVLITMVIGAGIEMLFIRWLKSPGILRMIIITIGLSIIIREAALHFWGSNVRSLPYFFGNEISTINILGARVSPQVVWVIGVCGLMVLGLNVFFQATSIGREMRACAANRVAAVLCGIDTRNMVTLSFVLSAGIGALAGAVMSPITYTQYDIGTGLAIKGFTVAILGGLGNSLGAVAGGLLLGVIEAFSVSVVPLAFQDAIAIAILLVILFVRPHGLFGSGAAAGLKEF, from the coding sequence ATGACAACCGAATTATTTATCCAGTATCTGGTGGCCGGGATCACCTACGGCAGCATTTATGCCATTGTTGCCATCGGTTTCAATATCATCTACAACACCACCGGCATCATCAACTTCGCCCAGGGCGAGTTCGTCATGCTCGGCGGCATGCTGTCGATCACCTGCCTGCAGTTTCTGCCTCTACCTTTGGCCATTTGCCTGGCGGTGCTGATCACCATGGTCATCGGCGCCGGGATTGAGATGCTGTTTATCCGCTGGCTGAAGAGCCCGGGAATCCTGCGGATGATTATCATCACCATAGGGCTGTCGATTATCATTCGCGAGGCGGCCCTGCACTTCTGGGGTTCCAATGTCCGTTCGCTGCCTTATTTTTTCGGCAATGAAATCAGTACCATCAATATCCTTGGCGCCCGGGTTTCACCGCAGGTGGTCTGGGTCATCGGTGTTTGCGGCCTGATGGTGCTCGGCCTCAATGTCTTTTTTCAGGCCACCTCCATCGGCCGGGAGATGCGGGCCTGTGCCGCCAATCGGGTGGCCGCCGTGCTCTGCGGTATCGATACCCGGAATATGGTGACCCTGTCCTTTGTCCTCAGCGCCGGCATCGGCGCCTTGGCCGGAGCGGTGATGTCGCCGATTACCTACACTCAATACGATATCGGCACCGGCCTGGCCATCAAAGGCTTTACCGTTGCCATCCTCGGTGGCCTGGGGAACTCCCTCGGGGCGGTGGCCGGCGGGCTCCTCCTCGGGGTCATTGAGGCCTTTTCCGTCTCCGTTGTGCCGCTCGCTTTCCAGGATGCCATTGCCATCGCCATCCTCCTGGTGATTCTTTTTGTCCGGCCGCACGGCCTGTTCGGCTCGGGTGCCGCGGCCGGCTTGAAGGAGTTTTGA